One Psychrosphaera aestuarii DNA window includes the following coding sequences:
- a CDS encoding patatin-like phospholipase family protein, producing MTVSTKELFELLKASNDFSDLSNDVLESLAAALRLETISGGSKFIEEGSSADSLFLLVSGRLRVSRTIHGGNKLMYNEVLPGDCIGETSMILRQARTADISATRESVIAILDYEKYEELVTQFPIELNRAFSNAIYRHLRHERQVDKRRRAQSFYLLPIHNSIDIDKFSEQLFSALSEYGQCQALDCNSFDNDQNHGRALDQVEAVNDFIIFKGSSDFNQKERTNFEHADQLVLVGDGSKSIELSEIEQQLNQHPNYILMRRHLALILPDSAKFCGDRLAWNKERDAERVYPIKYSQQSDFMRLSRFLLEKAVGLVLGGGGARGFAHLGVIKAFEEAGIPIDLIGGNSMGALIGASYVAGMPRDKIHLEILKHAKRGMKLTFPIVSLMSNSNLANAFHDALGDINIENLWTPFFAAACNITDAETAVLDHGPLWKAVLASNSPAGLFPPVISDGNLLVDGAILENVPVKAMRQRLSTPLERRRGNGLVIAIDVDVRGRFSVDSSTTELSTWKKVKSHFSSNQDTLPGIVDIMLQVAHIGGLSQRPHTKRGADIYLEPPLSDFKIMDYKKAEQIIEVGYQFTLDHLDQLKEQAEL from the coding sequence ATGACCGTATCTACAAAAGAATTGTTTGAGCTGTTAAAAGCCAGTAATGATTTTAGTGATCTATCTAACGACGTTTTAGAATCACTTGCCGCTGCATTACGACTTGAAACAATTTCAGGTGGAAGTAAATTTATTGAAGAAGGCTCCAGTGCCGACTCACTTTTTCTGTTAGTTAGTGGTCGTTTGCGGGTAAGTCGAACAATACACGGTGGCAATAAGCTAATGTATAACGAAGTTTTACCAGGCGATTGCATTGGTGAAACAAGTATGATTTTAAGGCAAGCTCGAACGGCAGATATTTCAGCTACTCGAGAATCGGTTATTGCAATTTTAGATTATGAGAAATACGAGGAATTAGTCACCCAGTTTCCCATTGAACTTAATCGGGCTTTTTCGAATGCTATCTATCGCCACCTCAGACATGAACGACAAGTTGATAAACGACGTCGAGCACAAAGTTTTTATCTATTACCAATCCACAACTCAATTGATATTGATAAGTTTAGTGAACAGCTATTTAGCGCGTTATCCGAGTATGGCCAATGCCAGGCTTTAGATTGTAATAGCTTTGATAATGATCAAAATCACGGGCGTGCGCTAGATCAAGTCGAGGCCGTGAATGATTTTATCATATTTAAAGGCTCGTCTGATTTTAACCAAAAAGAGCGTACTAATTTTGAACACGCAGATCAGCTAGTATTAGTGGGTGATGGAAGCAAATCTATTGAGCTGTCTGAAATTGAGCAGCAATTAAATCAGCACCCAAATTATATTTTGATGAGACGCCACCTTGCATTGATATTGCCTGATTCAGCGAAATTTTGTGGTGACAGATTAGCATGGAATAAAGAGCGAGATGCAGAACGTGTTTATCCGATAAAGTATTCACAGCAAAGTGATTTTATGAGGTTGTCGCGGTTTTTGCTAGAAAAGGCGGTTGGTCTTGTTTTAGGTGGGGGCGGAGCGAGAGGTTTTGCTCATTTAGGTGTTATCAAAGCGTTTGAAGAAGCTGGAATTCCCATCGATCTAATTGGCGGCAACAGTATGGGAGCGCTCATTGGTGCTAGCTATGTCGCAGGTATGCCAAGAGATAAGATTCACCTTGAAATCCTAAAGCACGCCAAAAGAGGAATGAAGCTAACGTTCCCTATTGTATCGCTAATGTCGAATAGTAATTTAGCGAATGCGTTTCATGACGCTTTAGGGGATATTAATATAGAAAACTTGTGGACACCATTTTTTGCTGCAGCTTGCAATATTACGGATGCTGAAACTGCAGTTTTAGATCATGGTCCGCTTTGGAAAGCTGTACTAGCGAGTAACTCGCCTGCTGGATTATTTCCTCCAGTTATTAGTGATGGCAATTTGTTAGTCGATGGGGCCATTTTAGAAAACGTTCCGGTTAAGGCCATGCGCCAACGATTAAGTACGCCATTAGAGCGTCGTCGAGGAAATGGTTTGGTTATCGCTATCGATGTAGATGTAAGAGGGCGTTTTTCAGTTGATTCATCAACGACAGAGCTGAGTACTTGGAAAAAGGTAAAGTCACACTTTAGTAGTAACCAGGATACTCTTCCAGGGATTGTCGATATTATGTTGCAAGTGGCACATATTGGCGGTTTATCGCAACGACCTCATACAAAAAGAGGCGCGGATATTTATTTAGAGCCACCCTTATCTGATTTTAAAATAATGGATTACAAAAAAGCTGAGCAAATAATTGAAGTAGGTTATCAATTTACGTTAGATCATTTAGACCAGTTAAAAGAACAGGCAGAGCTATAA